From Hippea alviniae EP5-r, the proteins below share one genomic window:
- a CDS encoding lysylphosphatidylglycerol synthase transmembrane domain-containing protein: MLKTVIKLIVSILLIILLFNKIDMHQLKETIVKVGLFDFLLLCFLYLSAQFISSIRWKLVIKSLGKNEDFLSLFKLYLMGMFANLFLPSIIGGDAIKGYILSKKIGIRQSISSIFLERYNGLVALLLLSLISVLLFFKLFGIKIALSIISINIFAFVSVYMLKFIKHKKVSLFYNDIVLFHKSKEFYIVSALSVFIQIINILIYVCVGQLTNLNINIAYYFAFIPIITLISFLPISFNGIGVREFSFVYLFKYAGLSPAQAVSLSLIVFFVSVACSLIGGVFYLSNGRVVKEAKEFHR, from the coding sequence ATGTTAAAAACAGTTATAAAACTCATTGTAAGCATACTGCTTATCATTTTGCTTTTCAATAAAATAGACATGCACCAATTAAAAGAAACCATAGTAAAGGTTGGCCTTTTTGACTTTTTGCTTCTTTGTTTTTTGTATCTTTCTGCTCAGTTTATAAGCAGTATAAGATGGAAGTTGGTTATAAAGAGTCTCGGTAAAAACGAAGATTTTTTGTCTCTTTTTAAACTGTATCTGATGGGCATGTTTGCAAACCTATTTTTACCAAGCATCATCGGTGGCGATGCAATTAAAGGCTATATACTCTCAAAAAAAATAGGCATAAGACAATCGATAAGTTCTATATTTCTTGAAAGATACAACGGCCTTGTTGCACTGCTTCTTCTTTCTCTTATTAGCGTGCTTCTGTTCTTTAAGCTGTTTGGTATAAAAATCGCCCTAAGCATTATATCAATAAACATCTTTGCTTTCGTTTCTGTTTATATGCTTAAGTTTATAAAACATAAGAAAGTCTCTCTCTTTTACAACGATATAGTGCTGTTTCATAAAAGCAAGGAGTTCTACATCGTATCGGCACTATCCGTTTTCATTCAGATAATAAACATACTCATCTATGTATGTGTTGGGCAACTTACAAATCTCAATATAAACATAGCCTATTACTTTGCCTTCATACCAATAATAACACTGATTAGTTTTCTGCCTATATCGTTTAATGGCATAGGCGTTAGAGAGTTCTCATTTGTTTATCTATTTAAATATGCAGGACTCTCTCCTGCTCAAGCCGTAAGTTTAAGTTTAATAGTGTTTTTTGTCTCTGTTGCATGCAGTCTAATAGGTGGTGTATTCTATTTATCCAATGGAAGAGTTGTTAAAGAAGCTAAAGAGTTTCATAGATAG
- the tilS gene encoding tRNA lysidine(34) synthetase TilS, whose protein sequence is MVYSIYPMEELLKKLKSFIDRNRLIPESSNIGVGVSGGPDSIFLLFMLNKIKEELNLNLTVLHFNHKIREEADEEELFVKDMAEKMGLNFVSKTHNVIEFKKEHKLSLEEAARIKRREFFLKAKKTLSLDFIATGHTMNDAIETMLMHLIKGSSLDGLVSLKPKSSFFIRPILCFKKDEIQSFLDENNIEYKIDRSNFEEKYTRNKIRHKLIPLLEEFNPNITETLFRELNILNEDSRFLSDLSEIEFTKRVRIIENRAILNLDDLDYPSIRRRIISKAVKQLTGMSYSISFENLERINNIDENTEVHLRKIIKAYKRNGKLIIEKW, encoded by the coding sequence GTGGTGTATTCTATTTATCCAATGGAAGAGTTGTTAAAGAAGCTAAAGAGTTTCATAGATAGAAATAGGCTTATACCAGAAAGCTCAAACATAGGCGTTGGTGTATCGGGTGGGCCAGACTCAATCTTTCTTCTTTTTATGCTGAACAAGATAAAAGAAGAGCTAAACTTGAATCTTACAGTTTTGCATTTCAACCACAAGATAAGAGAAGAAGCAGATGAAGAAGAACTCTTTGTCAAAGATATGGCAGAGAAGATGGGACTAAACTTTGTCTCTAAAACCCACAATGTCATAGAATTTAAAAAGGAACATAAACTATCATTGGAAGAAGCAGCACGAATAAAAAGACGAGAGTTTTTTCTAAAAGCTAAAAAAACGCTAAGCCTTGACTTCATAGCGACAGGCCATACGATGAACGATGCTATAGAGACTATGCTTATGCACCTTATAAAGGGAAGCTCCTTAGATGGTCTTGTATCTTTAAAACCAAAGAGTAGCTTTTTTATAAGACCTATTCTCTGTTTTAAAAAAGATGAGATTCAAAGTTTTTTGGATGAAAACAATATAGAATACAAAATAGACAGAAGCAACTTTGAAGAGAAATACACAAGAAACAAAATAAGGCATAAGCTTATCCCGTTGCTTGAAGAGTTTAACCCTAACATAACAGAGACTCTATTTAGAGAACTTAATATTTTAAATGAAGATTCACGCTTTCTAAGCGACTTATCAGAGATTGAATTTACAAAAAGGGTTAGAATAATAGAAAATAGAGCAATTCTAAATTTAGATGATTTGGATTATCCGTCAATTAGAAGAAGAATAATCTCAAAAGCAGTAAAACAGCTTACAGGTATGAGTTATTCTATAAGCTTCGAAAACTTAGAAAGAATCAACAACATAGATGAAAACACCGAGGTGCATCTGCGCAAAATCATAAAAGCATACAAGAGAAACGGCAAACTGATAATAGAGAAATGGTAA
- the prmC gene encoding peptide chain release factor N(5)-glutamine methyltransferase, giving the protein MVIRELLKHGFKELKESNIATYQIDTLLILKTVLGKDDVYILANPDKNVDKDKESMFFELLNRRKNYYPMAYTTKRKEFFGFDFYVDERVLIPRPETELLVEETIKLSKEFKNPVIIDVATGSGCIAISLSKTLNIPIFASDISKDAIEVAKINRDRLKADVKLIVTDKLSFLKKADIIVCNPPYIAENEYERLQPDVKFEPKLALIDKTGTQFLEELLNQAKNRATYLISEIGYNQLEKVKHLNGFMYCKHDLNNLPRVAVFKLK; this is encoded by the coding sequence ATGGTAATAAGAGAGCTCCTAAAACACGGGTTTAAAGAACTAAAAGAGTCAAACATAGCAACATATCAGATAGATACACTTCTCATCTTGAAAACTGTTTTGGGAAAAGATGATGTTTATATTCTGGCAAATCCAGACAAAAATGTAGATAAAGATAAAGAGAGCATGTTCTTTGAACTGTTAAATAGACGCAAAAATTACTATCCGATGGCATACACCACAAAAAGAAAGGAGTTTTTCGGGTTTGACTTCTATGTCGATGAAAGGGTGCTCATACCACGCCCAGAAACAGAACTGCTCGTTGAAGAGACAATAAAGTTATCAAAAGAGTTTAAAAATCCCGTAATTATTGATGTTGCAACAGGCAGTGGTTGTATAGCAATATCGCTATCAAAAACATTAAACATACCAATTTTTGCATCAGACATATCAAAAGATGCAATTGAAGTGGCAAAAATAAATAGAGACAGATTAAAAGCTGATGTAAAATTAATCGTTACAGATAAACTATCTTTTTTAAAAAAAGCAGACATTATTGTCTGTAATCCGCCCTATATCGCAGAAAACGAATACGAAAGATTGCAACCTGATGTAAAATTCGAGCCAAAATTGGCTTTAATAGATAAAACAGGAACCCAGTTTTTAGAAGAGCTTCTAAATCAAGCAAAAAACAGAGCAACTTATCTTATCTCAGAGATAGGCTATAACCAATTAGAAAAAGTAAAACACCTAAACGGCTTTATGTATTGCAAACATGATTTAAACAACTTACCACGAGTTGCAGTGTTTAAGTTGAAATAA